DNA from Physeter macrocephalus isolate SW-GA unplaced genomic scaffold, ASM283717v5 random_379, whole genome shotgun sequence:
TGATATACTGTTGATCTCCAAAAGCGCGCTAGCTCTTAgggctgtggggggaggggagtagcTGTGCTCTTTAGGCTAGAAAGACTTCCTGAGGGAGAAGAGTGTGGAGCAGAGTTAACAAGAAGAAAGCAAGGGGATAAGTGCTTTGATTTTAAGAGGTGGGATACAGATTATTAATAGTGCCTAGATTTATCCGcagtttattttaaatacctCCTATCTACTGAGCAACTACGAAAACTAAACTCAGTCCAGTTGTCTGAGAGGCTGCAGACATACATGTATGTAAAACTAGGAGGAAATTTCTGGCAGAATTAGGATAGTGACTAATACATTACCAGACAGTAAAGCATGAACCCAGAATGTGGGTCAAGTCGCTGCAGTTCTGGATATATGTCAAGCTTTGGCTCCATGGGGAGGGAAAGCAGGCACAAATCTGTGGCCTGGGAGTTGAACGTCTAGGCTTAGGTCGCAGCTCTCCtactagctgtgtgcccttggacaaGTGACACACTCTGACCTTATtcataaaattgggataatatcAACTCTGATTCCTCAGGATTACTGAAAAGGATCAAAATGAGTTAAGCGTTGAATTCAAAAAGTACAATAGAAATGTGAGGCAATACAATTAGAAGAGAATAAAGGATTTTCATACACATTTCATTTGcatcttgcaaaaaaaaaaacctagaaaatgcACATTAGCATTTCCATTTTCCACATAACATTGACTGCCAGATACCGTCCTAAAGTCATGTAGCTAATAAGCACCTGAACCTACGAACCTAGACTCAACGCTTCTTGGGATTTCAAATCTCACGCTCTTCTGATTGCATTAAGTAGGAGCAAGGGAGAGCTGAGAACATTTAAGGAGATTATTCAAAGGAGCGGTTCTGGGGAGTAACTTAGCAATTAATATGcgagaaggtgacatctgagtaGAGCTGAGTGGGAGCCCGGAGACAGGGGAAGGCTTCATTCACAGAGAGTCTCTGGTATTCCTGCccctggagggaggaggaagtgCAGTTTCGCTTCCATCCCTGGACCGCCAACCCAGCTTCTCCCCTTGACCATCGTTCGAggcgggaagggggaggggtatCGGAAAGCCTGATGCTTAATGGTGAGTCCTCGGATTTTAAAGACGGAGGAAAGTCCTGAGAGGGCGACGTATCGTTCCCTTCTATGTCTCGCTGTTCACGTAGCCCAGAGGGGCCAAAAGGCGAAAGCCCATGGAGCGTCGAGAAGGACCACAAGCCTGACAGCCGCCATCTTCTCGGTTCCGGCAAAAGACTACCAGTACCATAATGCAACGGTGCGCCGAGCCAATGGGTCGCATCTCGCTGTACAAATGCAGGGAGATCCAATTCCCAGGGAGCAGCGAGCGGAAGACTACGAGGCCCATCATCCAAGCCACGGGCCTTTTCTTCCGATGACTGGCCTAGCTCTGGAAAGCCTGCCCGCGCCCAGGATCCTCCGCGCGCAAGATGGCCGCGCCGGGAGCGGAAGCGGAGCGGAGGACGTGCTAGGCTCTACGCCCCCTCGGCCTTCCGTGAGGACCGTACCACTCCGAAGAAGGAAGCTCACGGTCCTACCCAACAAATGCGTATAGCCTTTTCTTGCCGTGACCATGGGGGCGTACTGACAGAGCCTTTGATCTGATAGGCAACCCCAGCATTTCACAGCCCTGACTTGGAACCTCCCCGAGGACTGCAGTGTAAGCGCGGTCTCTGCGTTCCGACCGAGGCACGAGGCCAGTCAGGCAGGTCCCTCTGTCCCGACAGGTGGGATACTGAGCACTCCATGCCAGCGGGCGTGGGGAGGCCTGGCCTCCCCCAGGGCCGCCACCTCTGCTGGTTGCTCTGCGCTTTCACTTTAAGGCTCTGGTAaggaggggctgagggcagggaaAAGGAGGGGACGGGAGGATCGGATCGTCCCCGCCCACTGTGTCCCTGGAccgtggaggtgggggggggggttcccTGTTTTCCGGCTTCTGACTTTTGCCCATTTCCCCCCATCACCTGCTTCAGCCAAGCAGAAGCTCCTGTGCGGGAGGAGAAGCTGTCAGGTGGGTGATGGTCTGGGAACCCGACGCCCctatagttgttttgttttgacctcCTCCCATATACCTAGAGATCAGGTGGAAAAGGGCGGCACCTCGTGAAGCGAGGGCATTTAGCTGTGCTGGGAAGTTGATGGGCAGAACTTAGgggagaaatattttctgaacgAGGTCTGGGGCttgcatttctctccctctctagtGAGCACCTCAAATTTGCCGTGCTGGCTGGTGGAAGAGTTTGTGGTGGCGGAAGAGTGTGCTCCATGTTCTAATTTCCAGGCTGTGAGTATCtgttttctctccccttcttacATCGAATCAGACAGGGACTGTCTGACTAAGTATGCCTTtgcattgtcttttctttttttttctttgcagtctcAGTGTGAGTCCAAATCTGAACTGGTCTTCCCCCTGAAAATGTGCCCTTTTCTTTCCAAGTTAATGGCAACGTTCAGCTAATAACCGTGTTCTGTTCGTTTTTAATCTAGTAGGTTCTGGAACCTGCCCTTGCCTCTCGTAGACTATTGACCCTGAAGTGTTCTTAGTAACACGTACTTCTCGTCCTGTAACCACCACCTCATCAGCCCCGTGAGAACTCTTCATTAGTTCTCTGTTGCCTACGAGCTCTGAGCCGTAGCACTTGGACACCTGCCCATTCTGAATGGCAGCCTTCCTGTTTCTCCTGCTGCCCCTTCCTAACAAGTGCTTTGGTCCTTTCCTCCTGGCAGAAAACCACCCCCGAGTGTGGTTCCACAGGGTATGTGGAGAAAATCACATGCAGCTCATCTAAGAGGAGCGAGTTCAAAAGGCAAGTGCTGTTTCTCTTCTTGAATCCTCCTAGATCAACTCCTTTGCGCCTATGACTTTAGGTAGATAgtcctgcctcttcctctttGTATGAAGGTAGCATGGCATATTGGAAAGGGGAGGGGATTTGGAGGCAAATTACTTGAACCCAAGTCCTAGCTCTACTCCTCAGCACTATATTATTGGCCatattttctcatcagtaaaactGGTTAATACCAGCTCTGCTTATCTcaccagaaaataaattaaatatttgaatggGATTAATGTACTgtaaacactttatttttatttttggccgcaccatgcggcatgctggatcttagttccccaaccagggatcgaacctgtgccccctgtagtggaagcgcggagtcttaaccgctggaccatcagggaagtccctgtactgtCAACACTTTAGAAGGCTGACGCtggtttcctcttttctcctcagaTATATCTTGGTGAGGATGAAACAGGAGGGAGATTAGAGGGAGAGGCAGTCTGGCCTTCCCTGGGGATAACTGTTTCTTCTTGCCCTCAGCTGCCGCTCAGCTCTGATGGAACAACACTTATTCTGGAAATTCGAAGGGACTGTCATAGGTGTGGGCTTGGTCTTTGCTTGCCTTGTCATTGTTCGTCAGCGACAACTGGACAGAAAGGCGCTGGAAAAGGTCCGGAAGCAAATTGAGTCCATATAGCTACCTCCTCCCCTTTCATCTGGGTTTTAGAGACCCTACCTCAGACAGAAAGTGGAACGAACTGACTCGTGCCCCTGGTTCTCTGGAACCTTGCGGTGGCACCCCCTTTCTCCCATCTTCCTCGTCTAAATCATTaatgagcaaaataaaaagagtaaaatcgTTTCCTTCCCTAGTGTGATTTGGTTTGGGGCAGGAAGTCATGGGGgtagagagggaaagggggtggcAACTTTAGGCCCCAGTTTACCAGGTACCTATCTTCCCCCCTTTTCTACTATTACTTAAAACTGTCAGGATAcaattttagcaaaaaaaaaaaaaaatttatttctcagccAAAATGTCAGTTTCCCCTCAACCCTAtccccaaagaagaaataaaatcacagatACATGACAAAAGTATTTGAGGTGCCCCCTGACATAGGCAGACTGAGCCATGGAGTACAGACATCTAGGGCATCCTGATGTGATTCTGACCCCTGAGGCCAAAGAGCCCTGAGTGGGAACCCCAGGAGGAAGCAGAACCACAGCGGAGCCCTGGATTCCTTATTGTGATTGGGAAGTGGGCCAGGAAGTGTTACAGCTCACATCTCATCTGCATGCAACACAGTTCTGATGTGCCTGCTGGGGCCTGCCCTCCCTCCTGTCTTCTCAAGCAGTGTCCTTGTTGAGCCATTTACACCCTTGGCCCCAGGTGGCCCCTCCAATCTGGACTCTACCGCTGGATTCTCCAGATTTTCTGTCATGTCCTTGTGAGTCAGGATGTTTCTGGAAATCACTGTGGGGTGAAGGAAAAAGGGCAGTAGAATAGTGCTCCCTTGGTTGGGGATCCTAGACAGAACAggacctccctcccacttctTGACTACTCTGGAAAACAGAGTCCTTTCCTACCCTTGCCTCTCACCTCCGTGAGGCTGGTAATCCTCAGGCCCAGCTTCTGGTAAGCCCTGAAAGGGGCTGAAACTGGGCAGGATGATGAGAgccaaggagaaaagaaggatcTGGGAAGAAGCAAGAGGACATTTGGGCTGTGGGGACAATAAGGGAAGGGAGCAGAGGGCAGAGTGACTAGGGGGCAGTTTGGGTCATCAGGGTTGGGAAGATAGGTCTAGCTACGGAGTGGGGGCATCAGGATGGCAACCTGGCAGAAGATGGAGGAGTTGGCAGGGGAGATGGGAAATAGATTAATGGTACCAGAACACAAGTGCTAGTCTGGGCAGCTTTGTTGGAGGTTTGAACAATAAGCATCTGCAGCTGGCGGAGCTGAGTCACCAGGGAGCTGGGAAACGAGGAATGAAGAGTTAGATCTCCTGGGAACCAGGGCCCAAGACTGGTATCCCTGTGTGCTGCACCCttaccccaacacacacactatGTTTTCACTCACATGTTGTGCCTCTCCAGCTCCTGGACTTTTTTCTGTAGTTCCTGGTTCTGTGCAGAACAGGCAGCCACCCTAGGAAGGGTGGAAAGGTAGGATAAAGCTCTGTAATCATATGAGTCCCTGACCTTGCCTGCCTTGGTGAGGAAGGGGGCCCAGTCGTGAGTCCAAACATACCTGCTCTCTAGTCCATCGATGTACTCTTTCTTCCGCCGCCGACTGTCCTGAGCTGACTGCTTGTTACGGATTTTCCTCCTGACCTTCTTGAGGACCCTCTCCTCTGCCTGGGGGCCCAGGGTGTGTCAGTCCTGGGCCCTTAACTCTTCCCCTGCTATCCTGGCTCCTCAGAGGCCATGGTAGGGCCGCTGGGTTGCGATACCCTTTGGGGAATTATGTTACCTTGGTGAGGGGCAGGTGAGGGGGTAGGGACACCCCTTCCTGTCCCAGCAGACGCTTCTCCTCTTCTGTCAGGAACAAGGTTTGACAGGGCAGCTGGTGGGGGACGAGAGAAGATGAGAATGGAGAGAGGGTCATCCCATTTTCAGTATGCATGCTGTTCCCCATGCATGCCTCCTGGAGAGAGTTTCCTATTTGCACTGAGGAATAACAAGAGAGTTTCCTATTTGCACTGAGGAATAACAAGCCGTAAAATGAGATGAGAGGCAGGGACCTTAATGCAGACAGACTGTTGATTAAACCACAGGGACTTCCTGAGGCTGACAAGGGAGAAAGGTGGTTTTGTCATATTTTTGCCCACAGACTTAAGACCTTGGCAATCACAGCAAGTTAGGAAGGGCCTATTCTGGTCCACATTTCCGCAGACCTTGTGGGTATTGgaagaggatgtggagtaacTCACTAAGGTAGGGTTTGCTTGATCTTACAGCAGGCAAATGATTCATTGTCAGCCATTAACTTCAGCTTGGCAGAGTGTTACCATTACCTGCCAACCACAAGGAGATCCCTGGGGCGATGGCCCATCCTCCCCTAGGGGCTGAGCCCTACCTTTCAGACTGAAGTTCTGTCCCCTCTCAAAGAATTCCCCAAAGGCAACCAGACTGAACAACTTCTCATAACAAAGTATGTGGGGAACATAGGTGTCTGGTTAATGTGAGCCCATCAACTGAGTAACTTGCTTTTCTAactaatacttcttttttttttttggttttttttttgcattacacgggcctctcactgttgtggcctctcccgttgcggagcacaggctccggatgcgcaggctcagcggccatggcctacgggcccagccgctccgcggcatgtgggatcttcccggaccggggcacgaacccgtgtcccctgcatcggcaggcggactctcaaccactgcgccaccagggaagccccacttcttTTTGAAAGATTTATGCTTCACTTTGTGACTCAAGAGGAATTTGCTTTTGCCTGTTGATGGTCTTTGGCTTTTAGCTAAACCACTTCTATCTCTGCCTTATTCTGATGTTCCCTTCTTGCCCCTGTGACTATTTGGTGAATCGTTAGTGGGGTGTCCTTCCCAATCCACCTCATCAAAATCTCTAAAAATGAGGTCtagaggtatttatttatttatgtatgtatgtattcttggctgcgctgtgcggcttgtgggatcttagttcctgaccagggatggaacccgtgccccctgcagtggaagcgcagtcctaaccactggactgccagggaattcccctagagggttttattttcaaaacaaaacagggggcttccctggtagtgcagtggttgagagtccgcctgctgatgcaggggacacgggttcgtgccccggtccgggaagatcccacatgccgcggagcggctgggcccgtgagccatggccgctgagcctgtgcgtccggagcctgtgctccacaatgggagaggccacaacagtgaggcccgcgtaccgcaaaaaaaaacaaacaaacaaaaaactgggacttccctggtgatccagtacAAACTCCCCAGTGTTTCTGACGCACACTCAAATTTAGATGCCTCAGACTTTTTAAGATTCCTCAGCCCAAGATTCTAAGATGCTTGGCTTGGCTTCTGGTCTCAGCTTCAACCACAGATTTGCAGGGAGGCTAGAACCTATTCTCTGCCTTTTGCACACAAGGAGTTCTTTTTAGGATAAAGGGAGGAACAGTGACCTGGGCAAGACCCCCTCCTCATCCCCGCTGCAGGAACCAGCCCAGCTAGCCTTGGGAAAGTATGTGATGTGTTACTCCCCTACACTGTAACCATGGGCAGTGGGTGCCTGGTGAACCATTGTTCCAGTAAAAAACGTAGTTGCAGTAGCTTCTACATTCTGTGCCCAGTAACCAGTTGGATTCCCAGGTGGCCTGTCACATTTCCACATCCTAACCCAAAGCCGAGACGATGGCCCTAGCTGAGCAGACAGTGCTCGTGGGCCCGGGCTTTCTCCTAAGCCCTGTCCCTGGATTCCCTCAGCCCACCCTCTCCTTAACTGAGGCATCACCCCCTTAGCCCCAAGGGATTCTGTCTCTCTTGTCTTTTCCTGCTCTTAAAGTTGCCCACATCTCCCTGGCATTCAGGCCTGATGCCACAAAATTTAGGGCAAAGACAGTGTTCAGCATCAGTTTTCCCCTCCCTCATCCCCTTCTCCCCAGTTCTGTGTATCAGGGAGTACTGAACACAGCTGACCCCCAGGACTCACCAGGGCTGCAGGAGGCACTGAGTTTACAGTGCCTGCTCTGGGCAGGATGTGGGCATGAGCATCGGGAGGCGGCTCACTGACCACACAGGCATCGGGCACCATAAATGGTGGGCTCCACTGATCTGAGGGAAACATAGGTGGCTGGGAGAAAGGAGGTGGATGGCCGCAGGCCCTGGGTAGTGGCAGAGGTTGGGGAAACTCCCTTAACCCCAGGGTCGGGGCTGGACCTGAAGGGCCGTTGTCCGCTTCGCACAAAGAACACTGACCTATTTGGATGGAGATGAGCCCTACAGCTGGCCCAGCTTCCCCCTGCATCCTCTCCAGGGTCCCTGCCTCATAGACAACCTCATAGAGGGCAGGGGAACTGGGTGGCTTGGGGGCAGGGGGACTGTCTGGATGGCGAGGATCCTCAGAGATTCCACTGTCACTGCCAGGAGATGCTTCTGAGCAGTACACTTCATTAGGATCAATGAAAAGTTTCAGGAAATCTTCAGGCTCACTCTCTTGAAGACCCTACAGTAGAAGAGGATGTATATGTGTATAAGGAAGAATTCTGGAAGTCCTATCTAACGTCAAAACTAGATCCTTCATGCTTCAGTTTCAGTCCCTTCTGTCCTTGGACATGAGGATAGTTACAGCTCATGTCTATTTTAGGGGCTCTGTCTTCAGACCTTTATCTAAGTGGAAGCTGAACCGAACCCTCTTGGACTTCTTATCACAGAGTTGTCTCAACCCACACCCACTCCCATTCATCACACTCACACAGCCATGGCCCCCACTGGACTCCCAGCCTTGCAGCCCCTGTTCCTGTAGCCTAGTTACTGGGACCTCTGAAGGTGGACCATGGAGTCCCAGCTCCAGGAAGGATCCTGTTGAGAAGACGtcttctggaggctccagccACATTTCCAGCAGGTCAGGGGTTCTGAAATCCATGCTTCTGCGGGGAGgcatgggggggaggggggcagttgCAGAAGGAGAATGATggctctccccttcccccaccccccagtttctgggctcctctccctcttccattATCCCCCTTCCTCACCTGTGCAGCCCCCTCACCTGTCACCCGGAGATCTCGCCTTCGGCCTTATCTCTCTGGTTCAGACCAACAGGCACCCCCCTGGGTATTACCTGTTCCGAAGAGCCCAGCCCTGCCAAGCCAGCCTAGCCCGTTGATGGCCCCAAACACTacaccttttctttcctccaggaTCTCGCATCCTGGACCTGCCTAGCCAAACCCCGCCCCCAGCCTTACACTACGTAAGTGGGTTGCACCTAGCCAGGAGCCACGATAGGGGCGCAGTAGCTGGAGCAGGGGGTTAAGAGGAGCGTGCACAAACCGGTCTTAAAACAGCAGCCTGccctttctgcctcagtttctcctagCGATAGCAAATCTTCCTGAGGGTTTGCTGGCTCCTCAGGGAAGGACAGAGATGGCTGTGACTGGAGCACAGGACGCTTGAGTGCCTGTCCTCTGGACGTCAGTTTTACAGGCGGGAGACCACGGCGGGGTTGAAAACAAAGGAGGGAAGAGTCCATAGGATTGCCGAAGACTGACAGaggcatcccctcccccaccccgtggcGCTCTTCCCACACTGAGTCTGATTGGACGCTAAAGACATCCAGAGGTTTTGAGGGGTAGTGCATTGAGCCAATGGGATTACCGTCTCGAAGCAGGCTCCGCCGTAACTGGTCGGAATGGGCTGTCAGAGAAGGAGTGGGGCCAATGCGCTTATTTGGCTGGCGGGATTTGGTTCTGAGGGAGGGTAAGAGCCAGAAGACTTACTGTAGGGAAGGGGTGGGGTATGTGGCGGGGGGCGCCGGGGGAACTTCCGGAATGTGGGCTGAGGCTTGGTTTGGTTTCACTTGCCACGTGACTCCGAAGTGTTAGGGAGTAAATAACCTGTTGACCCAAGTTATGTGACAGCGCTTTGACTCAGCGGGCGGAAAGTCGCGCAATCGCAGGTTGTCCAAATCCGTAATCCATGCATTATGCTACTGATAAAGAACAGcagttatatacacacactcacaggaCTCTCTGTTAACTAACGGAGGGACAAGGGCCTAGAAAACTGCAAGAGGTTAAAAAATCATTCGGATTTGCCTTGGGAATGACTTATTTTTTGCGTATGATTACCAATGACAATATGCAATATGTGTCCTGCATTTGTAtagtttacaaaatgtttttttataaGCATTGTTCTTCATTTAATACACAACAGTGCTGAGGTAGGGCAGGTAATGTTTTACTAACTTTACCAATGAGAAGACAGATACGTGACTAGAATGTAGTAATACCGAAACTCAGGGCATTTTGCCTTGGTCCAGAGACTGATGACCCAGGAattcactttaaataaaataatgcatatagGATAATACAGATATAGGTATGATTTTCATCTGCCTGCCTCCCCAGCAGTACTTCAGATAAAGGATAGCTGAATGAATAAAGCACAAAAATTGGGTTGTGGATCCAGAGTTCAAACTGGTATTCTTCCCGTGAAAATTTAAATGGGCTGAGGGTAAAGACAAGAACAGGATCTAATGTTTACTGAGTAACTGATATATGGTCAGGTATTTTCATGTTACTCAtataattctcataacaactcaCAGCTGgcagagagaagttaagtaactttctcaagattactcttgttgactgaaaaacactgcacaacctaaaagttgagaattttgttttatttggcagtctttctgaggacttcaagcctgggaggtagcctctcagacagctctgagggactgctccaaagaggtaagggaggaaccaggatatacaggagtttttgcaacaaagaccaggtattAGGAACATCAAaggattattattaattaaagaaaaccagatatctcaagttaatgaatttagcactctATGTATGGGAAAATGTAAGagcctgggctcactgaaattatttctttgatttgcaCCTTAGCTCTCTAGGGCCAGTTTCCTGTTCCCATCCCAAGTCCCTCAGGGCACACCTTTGGGgatggctgcagtggctgagggcttggcagCAGGGCAGCCCATTCCTATCCATCCTGAGTTCTCTCTGGGCTTACCAGGCGACTgtagtggcttgatggctgcaacatcttttgtttactcatatggcaggcaacatttttcattcacacttTGTAAGTAGCTGAACCAAGATTTGGATGCCTGAGcccatattcttttcttttttttttttttttttttttttttgtggtacgcgggcctcactgttgtggcctctcccgttgtggagcacaggctccggacgctccgcggcacgtgggatcttcccggaccggggcacgaactcgcgtcccctgcatcggcaggcggactcccaaccactgcaccaccagggaagcccgagcccaTATTCTTTGCACTATACGAAGCTACCTTGCTGGGGCTTTCTCAAATTTTCCCACTCTGGCTTTCCTGCTCATCTCCCTGCATCTTGCTCAAGTAGTGAGGAGACAAAGCAGGCTTCCTAGATTCATGCAGACCTCTAACGAAAGCAGAGCTGTCCTTGCTGAGATCTTTCCTAGAGGAAGAAAGTTTTCAAAGGGCTTCCTGCAGGCTGCATGTGTAGAGATGATTAAGTGGAAGATATACAGTAGTCCCCGCTTATCCGTGGGGGATAGGTTCCAAGATCCCCCTCGGACACCAAAGTCCTCAAATGTTCAAGTCCCTTAAGTAAAGTGATGTAGTACAGGCAGCCCTCTGTTTTCGCGGTAGCAGTTCCGCACCTGTGAAGAGGGAGGGTTGACTGCACTCAGCCTCTGTTAGAACTGGATGGAACCTCTGGCATCATCTGCTAGTCTAACTTACCTCTTCCACCTGATTTATCAAGCTCCTGAGAGGGaaaatgacttgcctaagatcacacatcAAATTAAGGTagagctgggactagaacccaAGTGTCCTGACTCCCAGTTCATGATTCCTTGTTAATTTacttattaacagtaatcttgAAAGCATAATTTGCGACAGACAAACCAGTGCATGCGTAATATTCCCTTGAATAATCTGGAGTTTTCCCTAatagtaatttttatcttttttattttaaaatatttatttattttggctgagctgagtcttagctgcggcacatgggatctttgctgggtcatgtgggcttatagttgtggcatgtgggcttcttagttgcgatatacgtacttttttttttttttttttttttggctgtgttgggtcttcgtttctgtgcgagggctttctctagttgtggagggtgggggccactcttcgtcgtggtgcgtgggcctctcactgtcgcggcctctcttgttgcggagtacaagctccagacgcacaggctcagtagttgtggctcacgggcctagttgctccgcggcatgtgggatcttcccagactagggctcaaacccgtgtcccctgcattggcaggcagattctcaaccactgcgccaccagggaagcgccggactttttttttttttttaatttggctgtgtcgggtcttagttgtggcaggcgggatcttttgttgtggcgcacgggcttctctagttgcagcacgtgggctccagagcgtgtgggctcagcagttgtggcacgtgggcttagttgccccgcagcatgtgggatcttagttccccgaccagggatcgaacctgggccccctgtattgggaacgtggagtcttacccactggaccaccagggaagtcccagtaatttttatcttttaatgaagAGCTTGGAACAGCAACGATACTTTCATTAAGTGACAGGACACCAATACCACATTTCACTTACATCCTGATCTTAGAATCCTGT
Protein-coding regions in this window:
- the CREB3L4 gene encoding cyclic AMP-responsive element-binding protein 3-like protein 4 isoform X2, which codes for MDFRTPDLLEMWLEPPEDVFSTGSFLELGLHGPPSEVPVTRLQEQGLQGWESSGGHGCGLQESEPEDFLKLFIDPNEVYCSEASPGSDSGISEDPRHPDSPPAPKPPSSPALYEVVYEAGTLERMQGEAGPAVGLISIQIDQWSPPFMVPDACVVSEPPPDAHAHILPRAGTVNSVPPAALLPCQTLFLTEEEKRLLGQEGVSLPPHLPLTKAEERVLKKVRRKIRNKQSAQDSRRRKKEYIDGLESRVAACSAQNQELQKKVQELERHNISLVTQLRQLQMLIVQTSNKAAQTSTCVLPKCPLASSQILLFSLALIILPSFSPFQGLPEAGPEDYQPHGVISRNILTHKDMTENLENPAVESRLEGPPGAKGVNGSTRTLLEKTGGRAGPSRHIRTVLHADEM
- the JTB gene encoding protein JTB, whose translation is MPAGVGRPGLPQGRHLCWLLCAFTLRLCQAEAPVREEKLSVSTSNLPCWLVEEFVVAEECAPCSNFQAKTTPECGSTGYVEKITCSSSKRSEFKSCRSALMEQHLFWKFEGTVIGVGLVFACLVIVRQRQLDRKALEKVRKQIESI
- the CREB3L4 gene encoding cyclic AMP-responsive element-binding protein 3-like protein 4 isoform X3 — protein: MDFRTPDLLEMWLEPPEDVFSTGSFLELGLHGPPSEVPVTRLQEQGLQGWESSGGHGCGLQESEPEDFLKLFIDPNEVYCSEASPGSDSGISEDPRHPDSPPAPKPPSSPALYEVVYEAGTLERMQGEAGPAVGLISIQIDQWSPPFMVPDACVVSEPPPDAHAHILPRAGTVNSVPPAALLPCQTLFLTEEEKRLLGQEGVSLPPHLPLTKAEERVLKKVRRKIRNKQSAQDSRRRKKEYIDGLESRVAACSAQNQELQKKVQELERHNISLVTQLRQLQMLIVQTSNKAAQTSTCVLILLFSLALIILPSFSPFQGLPEAGPEDYQPHGVISRNILTHKDMTENLENPAVESRLEGPPGAKGVNGSTRTLLEKTGGRAGPSRHIRTVLHADEM
- the CREB3L4 gene encoding cyclic AMP-responsive element-binding protein 3-like protein 4 isoform X4, producing MDFRTPDLLEMWLEPPEDVFSTGSFLELGLHGPPSEGLQESEPEDFLKLFIDPNEVYCSEASPGSDSGISEDPRHPDSPPAPKPPSSPALYEVVYEAGTLERMQGEAGPAVGLISIQIDQWSPPFMVPDACVVSEPPPDAHAHILPRAGTVNSVPPAALLPCQTLFLTEEEKRLLGQEGVSLPPHLPLTKAEERVLKKVRRKIRNKQSAQDSRRRKKEYIDGLESRVAACSAQNQELQKKVQELERHNISLVTQLRQLQMLIVQTSNKAAQTSTCVLPKCPLASSQILLFSLALIILPSFSPFQGLPEAGPEDYQPHGVISRNILTHKDMTENLENPAVESRLEGPPGAKGVNGSTRTLLEKTGGRAGPSRHIRTVLHADEM
- the CREB3L4 gene encoding cyclic AMP-responsive element-binding protein 3-like protein 4 isoform X1 encodes the protein MDFRTPDLLEMWLEPPEDVFSTGSFLELGLHGPPSEVPVTRLQEQGLQGWESSGGHGCGLQESEPEDFLKLFIDPNEVYCSEASPGSDSGISEDPRHPDSPPAPKPPSSPALYEVVYEAGTLERMQGEAGPAVGLISIQIGQCSLCEADNGPSGPAPTLGLREFPQPLPLPRACGHPPPFSQPPMFPSDQWSPPFMVPDACVVSEPPPDAHAHILPRAGTVNSVPPAALLPCQTLFLTEEEKRLLGQEGVSLPPHLPLTKAEERVLKKVRRKIRNKQSAQDSRRRKKEYIDGLESRVAACSAQNQELQKKVQELERHNISLVTQLRQLQMLIVQTSNKAAQTSTCVLILLFSLALIILPSFSPFQGLPEAGPEDYQPHGVISRNILTHKDMTENLENPAVESRLEGPPGAKGVNGSTRTLLEKTGGRAGPSRHIRTVLHADEM